One genomic segment of Macaca fascicularis isolate 582-1 chromosome 19, T2T-MFA8v1.1 includes these proteins:
- the CYP4F3 gene encoding cytochrome P450 4F2 isoform X4 gives MPQLSLSWLGLGLVAVSPWLLLLLIGVSWLLARVLAWTYTFYDNCRRLRCFPQPPKRNWFWGHLGLVTPTEQGMRVLTQLVATYPQGFKVWMGPIIPVIRFCHPNLIRSVINASATIVPKDKVFYSFLKPWLGDGLLLSAGDKWSRHRRMLTPAFHFNILKPYMKIFNDSVNIMHAKWQLLASEGSARLDMFEHISLMTLDSLQKCVFSFDSHCQEKPSEYIAAILELSALVAKRHQQFFLYIDFLYYLTHDGQRFRRACRLVHDFTDAVIQERRRTLPSQGVEDFLQAKAKSKTLDFIDVLLLSKDEDGKKLSDEDIRAEADTFMFEGHDTTASGLSWVLYHLAKHPEYQERCRQEVQELLKDREPKEIEWSTTPFALTQRTSRRGHLWLLFPSRQDPGIASGRRSRWLR, from the exons ATGCCACAGCTGAGCCTGTCCTGGCTGGGCCTCGGGCTGGTGGCAGTATCCCCGTGGCTGCTCCTGCTGCTGATCGGGGTCTCCTGGCTCCTGGCCCGTGTCCTGGCCTGGACCTACACCTTCTATGACAACTGCCGCCGCCTCCGGTGTTTTCCACAACCCCCGAAACGGAACTGGTTCTGGGGTCACCTGGGCCTG GTCACCCCCACGGAGCAGGGCATGAGGGTCCTGACTCAGCTGGTGGCCACCTACCCCCAGGGCTTTAAGGTCTGGATGGGCCCCATCATCCCCGTCATCCGTTTTTGCCACCCCAACCTCATCCGGTCTGTCATCAACGCCTCAG CCACCATTGTACCAAAGGATAAGGTCTTCTACAGCTTCCTGAAGCCCTGGCTGG GGGATGGGCTCCTGCTGAGTGCTGGTGACAAGTGGAGCCGCCACCGTCGGATGCTGACACCCGCCTTCCATTTCAACATCCTGAAGCCCTATATGAAGATTTTCAATGACAGTGTGAACATCATGCAT GCCAAGTGGCAGCTCCTGGCCTCAGAGGGCAGTGCCCGTCTGGACATGTTTGAGCACATCAGCCTCATGACCTTGGACAGTCTGCAGAAATGTGTCTTCAGCTTTGACAGCCATTGTCAGGA GAAGCCCAGTGAATATATTGCCGCCATCTTGGAGCTCAGTGCCCTTGTGGCAAAAAGACACCAGCAGTTCTTCCTGTACATAGACTTCCTGTATTATCTCACCCATGATGGGCAGCGTTTCCGCAGGGCCTGCCGCCTGGTGCACGACTTCACAGATGCCGTCATCCAGGAGCGGCGCCGCACCCTCCCTAGCCAGGGTGTTGAGGACTTCCTCCAAGCCAAGGCCAAATCCAAGACTTTGGACTTCATTGATGTGCTCCTGCTGAGCAAG GATGAAGATGGGAAGAAGTTGTCTGATGAGGACATAAGAGCAGAAGCTGACACCTTTATGTTTGAGG GCCATGACACCACGGCCAGTGGTCTCTCCTGGGTCCTGTACCACCTTGCAAAGCACCCGGAATACCAGGAGCGCTGCCGGCAGGAGGtgcaagagcttctgaaggaCCGTGAGCCTAAAGAGATTGAATG GTCTACGACCCCTTTCGCTTTGACCCAGAGAACATCAAGGAGAGGTCACCTCTGGCTTTTATTCCCTTCTCGGCAGGACCCAG GAATTGCATCGGGCAGGCGTTCGCGATGGCTGAGATGA
- the CYP4F3 gene encoding cytochrome P450 4F2 isoform X1, which translates to MPQLSLSWLGLGLVAVSPWLLLLLIGVSWLLARVLAWTYTFYDNCRRLRCFPQPPKRNWFWGHLGLVTPTEQGMRVLTQLVATYPQGFKVWMGPIIPVIRFCHPNLIRSVINASATIVPKDKVFYSFLKPWLGDGLLLSAGDKWSRHRRMLTPAFHFNILKPYMKIFNDSVNIMHAKWQLLASEGSARLDMFEHISLMTLDSLQKCVFSFDSHCQEKPSEYIAAILELSALVAKRHQQFFLYIDFLYYLTHDGQRFRRACRLVHDFTDAVIQERRRTLPSQGVEDFLQAKAKSKTLDFIDVLLLSKDEDGKKLSDEDIRAEADTFMFEGHDTTASGLSWVLYHLAKHPEYQERCRQEVQELLKDREPKEIEWDDLAQLPFLTMCIKESLRLHPPVPAISRCCTQDIVLPDGRVIPKGVICHISVLGTHHNPAVWPDPEVYDPFRFDPENIKERSPLAFIPFSAGPRNCIGQAFAMAEMKVVLALTLLRFRVLPDHTEPRRKPELVLRAEGGLWLRVEPLS; encoded by the exons ATGCCACAGCTGAGCCTGTCCTGGCTGGGCCTCGGGCTGGTGGCAGTATCCCCGTGGCTGCTCCTGCTGCTGATCGGGGTCTCCTGGCTCCTGGCCCGTGTCCTGGCCTGGACCTACACCTTCTATGACAACTGCCGCCGCCTCCGGTGTTTTCCACAACCCCCGAAACGGAACTGGTTCTGGGGTCACCTGGGCCTG GTCACCCCCACGGAGCAGGGCATGAGGGTCCTGACTCAGCTGGTGGCCACCTACCCCCAGGGCTTTAAGGTCTGGATGGGCCCCATCATCCCCGTCATCCGTTTTTGCCACCCCAACCTCATCCGGTCTGTCATCAACGCCTCAG CCACCATTGTACCAAAGGATAAGGTCTTCTACAGCTTCCTGAAGCCCTGGCTGG GGGATGGGCTCCTGCTGAGTGCTGGTGACAAGTGGAGCCGCCACCGTCGGATGCTGACACCCGCCTTCCATTTCAACATCCTGAAGCCCTATATGAAGATTTTCAATGACAGTGTGAACATCATGCAT GCCAAGTGGCAGCTCCTGGCCTCAGAGGGCAGTGCCCGTCTGGACATGTTTGAGCACATCAGCCTCATGACCTTGGACAGTCTGCAGAAATGTGTCTTCAGCTTTGACAGCCATTGTCAGGA GAAGCCCAGTGAATATATTGCCGCCATCTTGGAGCTCAGTGCCCTTGTGGCAAAAAGACACCAGCAGTTCTTCCTGTACATAGACTTCCTGTATTATCTCACCCATGATGGGCAGCGTTTCCGCAGGGCCTGCCGCCTGGTGCACGACTTCACAGATGCCGTCATCCAGGAGCGGCGCCGCACCCTCCCTAGCCAGGGTGTTGAGGACTTCCTCCAAGCCAAGGCCAAATCCAAGACTTTGGACTTCATTGATGTGCTCCTGCTGAGCAAG GATGAAGATGGGAAGAAGTTGTCTGATGAGGACATAAGAGCAGAAGCTGACACCTTTATGTTTGAGG GCCATGACACCACGGCCAGTGGTCTCTCCTGGGTCCTGTACCACCTTGCAAAGCACCCGGAATACCAGGAGCGCTGCCGGCAGGAGGtgcaagagcttctgaaggaCCGTGAGCCTAAAGAGATTGAATG GGACGACTTGGCCCAGCTGCCCTTCCTGACCATGTGCATTAAGGAGAGCCTGCGGTTGCACCCCCCAGTTCCTGCCATCTCCCGCTGCTGCACCCAAGACATTGTGCTCCCAGACGGCCGGGTCATCCCCAAAG GTGTTATCTGCCACATCAGTGTTCTCGGAACCCATCACAACCCAGCTGTGTGGCCGGACCCTGAG GTCTACGACCCCTTTCGCTTTGACCCAGAGAACATCAAGGAGAGGTCACCTCTGGCTTTTATTCCCTTCTCGGCAGGACCCAG GAATTGCATCGGGCAGGCGTTCGCGATGGCTGAGATGAAGGTGGTCCTGGCGCTCACGCTGCTGCGCTTCCGCGTCCTGCCGGACCACACCGAGCCCCGCAGGAAGCCGGAGCTGGTCCTGCGCGCAGAGGGCGGACTTTGGCTGCGGGTGGAGCCCCTGAGCTGA
- the CYP4F3 gene encoding cytochrome P450 4F3 isoform X2, with protein MPQLSLSWLGLGLVAVSPWLLLLLIGVSWLLARVLAWTYTFYDNCRRLRCFPQPPKRNWFWGHLGLIHSSEEGLLYIQSLVCTFGDVCCWWVGPWHAIVRIFHPTYIKPVLFAPATIVPKDKVFYSFLKPWLGDGLLLSAGDKWSRHRRMLTPAFHFNILKPYMKIFNDSVNIMHAKWQLLASEGSARLDMFEHISLMTLDSLQKCVFSFDSHCQEKPSEYIAAILELSALVAKRHQQFFLYIDFLYYLTHDGQRFRRACRLVHDFTDAVIQERRRTLPSQGVEDFLQAKAKSKTLDFIDVLLLSKDEDGKKLSDEDIRAEADTFMFEGHDTTASGLSWVLYHLAKHPEYQERCRQEVQELLKDREPKEIEWDDLAQLPFLTMCIKESLRLHPPVPAISRCCTQDIVLPDGRVIPKGVICHISVLGTHHNPAVWPDPEVYDPFRFDPENIKERSPLAFIPFSAGPRNCIGQAFAMAEMKVVLALTLLRFRVLPDHTEPRRKPELVLRAEGGLWLRVEPLS; from the exons ATGCCACAGCTGAGCCTGTCCTGGCTGGGCCTCGGGCTGGTGGCAGTATCCCCGTGGCTGCTCCTGCTGCTGATCGGGGTCTCCTGGCTCCTGGCCCGTGTCCTGGCCTGGACCTACACCTTCTATGACAACTGCCGCCGCCTCCGGTGTTTTCCACAACCCCCGAAACGGAACTGGTTCTGGGGTCACCTGGGCCTG ATTCACAGCTCGGAGGAAGGTCTCCTATACATACAAAGCCTGGTGTGCACCTTTGGTGATGTGTGCTGCTGGTGGGTGGGGCCCTGGCATGCAATCGTCCGCATCTTCCACCCCACCTACATCAAGCCTGTGCTCTTTGCTCCAG CCACCATTGTACCAAAGGATAAGGTCTTCTACAGCTTCCTGAAGCCCTGGCTGG GGGATGGGCTCCTGCTGAGTGCTGGTGACAAGTGGAGCCGCCACCGTCGGATGCTGACACCCGCCTTCCATTTCAACATCCTGAAGCCCTATATGAAGATTTTCAATGACAGTGTGAACATCATGCAT GCCAAGTGGCAGCTCCTGGCCTCAGAGGGCAGTGCCCGTCTGGACATGTTTGAGCACATCAGCCTCATGACCTTGGACAGTCTGCAGAAATGTGTCTTCAGCTTTGACAGCCATTGTCAGGA GAAGCCCAGTGAATATATTGCCGCCATCTTGGAGCTCAGTGCCCTTGTGGCAAAAAGACACCAGCAGTTCTTCCTGTACATAGACTTCCTGTATTATCTCACCCATGATGGGCAGCGTTTCCGCAGGGCCTGCCGCCTGGTGCACGACTTCACAGATGCCGTCATCCAGGAGCGGCGCCGCACCCTCCCTAGCCAGGGTGTTGAGGACTTCCTCCAAGCCAAGGCCAAATCCAAGACTTTGGACTTCATTGATGTGCTCCTGCTGAGCAAG GATGAAGATGGGAAGAAGTTGTCTGATGAGGACATAAGAGCAGAAGCTGACACCTTTATGTTTGAGG GCCATGACACCACGGCCAGTGGTCTCTCCTGGGTCCTGTACCACCTTGCAAAGCACCCGGAATACCAGGAGCGCTGCCGGCAGGAGGtgcaagagcttctgaaggaCCGTGAGCCTAAAGAGATTGAATG GGACGACTTGGCCCAGCTGCCCTTCCTGACCATGTGCATTAAGGAGAGCCTGCGGTTGCACCCCCCAGTTCCTGCCATCTCCCGCTGCTGCACCCAAGACATTGTGCTCCCAGACGGCCGGGTCATCCCCAAAG GTGTTATCTGCCACATCAGTGTTCTCGGAACCCATCACAACCCAGCTGTGTGGCCGGACCCTGAG GTCTACGACCCCTTTCGCTTTGACCCAGAGAACATCAAGGAGAGGTCACCTCTGGCTTTTATTCCCTTCTCGGCAGGACCCAG GAATTGCATCGGGCAGGCGTTCGCGATGGCTGAGATGAAGGTGGTCCTGGCGCTCACGCTGCTGCGCTTCCGCGTCCTGCCGGACCACACCGAGCCCCGCAGGAAGCCGGAGCTGGTCCTGCGCGCAGAGGGCGGACTTTGGCTGCGGGTGGAGCCCCTGAGCTGA
- the CYP4F3 gene encoding cytochrome P450 4F3 isoform X3 — translation MLLEILRIHSSEEGLLYIQSLVCTFGDVCCWWVGPWHAIVRIFHPTYIKPVLFAPATIVPKDKVFYSFLKPWLGDGLLLSAGDKWSRHRRMLTPAFHFNILKPYMKIFNDSVNIMHAKWQLLASEGSARLDMFEHISLMTLDSLQKCVFSFDSHCQEKPSEYIAAILELSALVAKRHQQFFLYIDFLYYLTHDGQRFRRACRLVHDFTDAVIQERRRTLPSQGVEDFLQAKAKSKTLDFIDVLLLSKDEDGKKLSDEDIRAEADTFMFEGHDTTASGLSWVLYHLAKHPEYQERCRQEVQELLKDREPKEIEWDDLAQLPFLTMCIKESLRLHPPVPAISRCCTQDIVLPDGRVIPKGVICHISVLGTHHNPAVWPDPEVYDPFRFDPENIKERSPLAFIPFSAGPRNCIGQAFAMAEMKVVLALTLLRFRVLPDHTEPRRKPELVLRAEGGLWLRVEPLS, via the exons ATGCTACTTGAAATTCTCAGG ATTCACAGCTCGGAGGAAGGTCTCCTATACATACAAAGCCTGGTGTGCACCTTTGGTGATGTGTGCTGCTGGTGGGTGGGGCCCTGGCATGCAATCGTCCGCATCTTCCACCCCACCTACATCAAGCCTGTGCTCTTTGCTCCAG CCACCATTGTACCAAAGGATAAGGTCTTCTACAGCTTCCTGAAGCCCTGGCTGG GGGATGGGCTCCTGCTGAGTGCTGGTGACAAGTGGAGCCGCCACCGTCGGATGCTGACACCCGCCTTCCATTTCAACATCCTGAAGCCCTATATGAAGATTTTCAATGACAGTGTGAACATCATGCAT GCCAAGTGGCAGCTCCTGGCCTCAGAGGGCAGTGCCCGTCTGGACATGTTTGAGCACATCAGCCTCATGACCTTGGACAGTCTGCAGAAATGTGTCTTCAGCTTTGACAGCCATTGTCAGGA GAAGCCCAGTGAATATATTGCCGCCATCTTGGAGCTCAGTGCCCTTGTGGCAAAAAGACACCAGCAGTTCTTCCTGTACATAGACTTCCTGTATTATCTCACCCATGATGGGCAGCGTTTCCGCAGGGCCTGCCGCCTGGTGCACGACTTCACAGATGCCGTCATCCAGGAGCGGCGCCGCACCCTCCCTAGCCAGGGTGTTGAGGACTTCCTCCAAGCCAAGGCCAAATCCAAGACTTTGGACTTCATTGATGTGCTCCTGCTGAGCAAG GATGAAGATGGGAAGAAGTTGTCTGATGAGGACATAAGAGCAGAAGCTGACACCTTTATGTTTGAGG GCCATGACACCACGGCCAGTGGTCTCTCCTGGGTCCTGTACCACCTTGCAAAGCACCCGGAATACCAGGAGCGCTGCCGGCAGGAGGtgcaagagcttctgaaggaCCGTGAGCCTAAAGAGATTGAATG GGACGACTTGGCCCAGCTGCCCTTCCTGACCATGTGCATTAAGGAGAGCCTGCGGTTGCACCCCCCAGTTCCTGCCATCTCCCGCTGCTGCACCCAAGACATTGTGCTCCCAGACGGCCGGGTCATCCCCAAAG GTGTTATCTGCCACATCAGTGTTCTCGGAACCCATCACAACCCAGCTGTGTGGCCGGACCCTGAG GTCTACGACCCCTTTCGCTTTGACCCAGAGAACATCAAGGAGAGGTCACCTCTGGCTTTTATTCCCTTCTCGGCAGGACCCAG GAATTGCATCGGGCAGGCGTTCGCGATGGCTGAGATGAAGGTGGTCCTGGCGCTCACGCTGCTGCGCTTCCGCGTCCTGCCGGACCACACCGAGCCCCGCAGGAAGCCGGAGCTGGTCCTGCGCGCAGAGGGCGGACTTTGGCTGCGGGTGGAGCCCCTGAGCTGA
- the CYP4F3 gene encoding cytochrome P450 4F3 isoform X5, with the protein MLTPAFHFNILKPYMKIFNDSVNIMHAKWQLLASEGSARLDMFEHISLMTLDSLQKCVFSFDSHCQEKPSEYIAAILELSALVAKRHQQFFLYIDFLYYLTHDGQRFRRACRLVHDFTDAVIQERRRTLPSQGVEDFLQAKAKSKTLDFIDVLLLSKDEDGKKLSDEDIRAEADTFMFEGHDTTASGLSWVLYHLAKHPEYQERCRQEVQELLKDREPKEIEWDDLAQLPFLTMCIKESLRLHPPVPAISRCCTQDIVLPDGRVIPKGVICHISVLGTHHNPAVWPDPEVYDPFRFDPENIKERSPLAFIPFSAGPRNCIGQAFAMAEMKVVLALTLLRFRVLPDHTEPRRKPELVLRAEGGLWLRVEPLS; encoded by the exons ATGCTGACACCCGCCTTCCATTTCAACATCCTGAAGCCCTATATGAAGATTTTCAATGACAGTGTGAACATCATGCAT GCCAAGTGGCAGCTCCTGGCCTCAGAGGGCAGTGCCCGTCTGGACATGTTTGAGCACATCAGCCTCATGACCTTGGACAGTCTGCAGAAATGTGTCTTCAGCTTTGACAGCCATTGTCAGGA GAAGCCCAGTGAATATATTGCCGCCATCTTGGAGCTCAGTGCCCTTGTGGCAAAAAGACACCAGCAGTTCTTCCTGTACATAGACTTCCTGTATTATCTCACCCATGATGGGCAGCGTTTCCGCAGGGCCTGCCGCCTGGTGCACGACTTCACAGATGCCGTCATCCAGGAGCGGCGCCGCACCCTCCCTAGCCAGGGTGTTGAGGACTTCCTCCAAGCCAAGGCCAAATCCAAGACTTTGGACTTCATTGATGTGCTCCTGCTGAGCAAG GATGAAGATGGGAAGAAGTTGTCTGATGAGGACATAAGAGCAGAAGCTGACACCTTTATGTTTGAGG GCCATGACACCACGGCCAGTGGTCTCTCCTGGGTCCTGTACCACCTTGCAAAGCACCCGGAATACCAGGAGCGCTGCCGGCAGGAGGtgcaagagcttctgaaggaCCGTGAGCCTAAAGAGATTGAATG GGACGACTTGGCCCAGCTGCCCTTCCTGACCATGTGCATTAAGGAGAGCCTGCGGTTGCACCCCCCAGTTCCTGCCATCTCCCGCTGCTGCACCCAAGACATTGTGCTCCCAGACGGCCGGGTCATCCCCAAAG GTGTTATCTGCCACATCAGTGTTCTCGGAACCCATCACAACCCAGCTGTGTGGCCGGACCCTGAG GTCTACGACCCCTTTCGCTTTGACCCAGAGAACATCAAGGAGAGGTCACCTCTGGCTTTTATTCCCTTCTCGGCAGGACCCAG GAATTGCATCGGGCAGGCGTTCGCGATGGCTGAGATGAAGGTGGTCCTGGCGCTCACGCTGCTGCGCTTCCGCGTCCTGCCGGACCACACCGAGCCCCGCAGGAAGCCGGAGCTGGTCCTGCGCGCAGAGGGCGGACTTTGGCTGCGGGTGGAGCCCCTGAGCTGA